From Triticum urartu cultivar G1812 chromosome 2, Tu2.1, whole genome shotgun sequence, a single genomic window includes:
- the LOC125536626 gene encoding anthocyanidin 3-O-glucosyltransferase 2-like, which produces MTSRPTVVLVPSWGSGHFMSALEAGKRLLATGRGAFTLTVLVMHAPSEAMASEVQGHVRREAASGLDIRFLQLPAVEHPTGCVDPVEFASRYVQLHAPHVKAAIARLGPSSRVAAAVVDLFLTALFDVLHELTVPAYVYFASPAAFLALMLRLPALREDLTGAGFEAMESTVDVPGLPPVPPSYMPACLVKAKIQSYDWFEYHGRRFMEARGVIVNTSVELESSILAAIADGQCVPGRPAPALHAIGPVVWFGSTDDQQPHECVRWLDAQPPASVVFLCFGSMGSLDAAQVREVAAGLERSGHRFLWVLRGPPVAGTRLPTDANLDEVLPEGFLEATAGRGLVWPAWAPQREILSHAAVGGFVTHCGWNSILESLWSGVPMIPWPLYGEQHLNAFELVAGVGAAVALEMDRRKGFFVEAAELERAVRSLMGGPSEEGRKARRTAAETSAACRKAVGEGGSSCAALQRLVREILVLPTEGNDSR; this is translated from the coding sequence ATGACGTCTCGCCCAACCGTGGTCCTCGTCCCGAGCTGGGGATCCGGCCACTTCATGTCCGCGCTCGAAGCCGGCAAGAGGCTTCTCGCCACCGGCCGGGGCGCCTTCACGCTGACCGTGCTCGTCATGCACGCGCCATCCGAAGCAATGGCGTCCGAGGTCCAGGGCCACGTGCGCCGGGAGGCAGCTTCCGGCCTCGACATCCGCTTCCTCCAGCTCCCCGCCGTCGAGCACCCCACCGGCTGCGTGGACCCTGTTGAATTCGCGTCCCGGTACGTCCAGCTCCACGCGCCCCACGTCAAGGCGGCCATCGCGCGCCTGGGGCCGTCGTCCCGGGTGGCCGCGGCCGTCGTCGACCTCTTCTTAACTGCCCTATTCGACGTTCTCCACGAGCTCACCGTGCCGGCGTACGTGTACTTTGCCTCCCCCGCCGCGTTCCTGGCGCTCATGCTGCGCCTGCCGGCGCTCCGCGAGGATCTGACGGGTGCCGGGTTTGAGGCGATGGAGAGCACGGTGGACGTGCCCGGGCTGCCGCCGGTGCCGCCGTCTTACATGCCAGCATGCCTTGTGAAGGCGAAGATCCAGAGCTACGACTGGTTCGAGTACCACGGCCGCCGCTTCATGGAAGCCAGGGGCGTCATAGTGAACACCTCAGTCGAGCTCGAAAGCTCGATTCTCGCGGCGATCGCGGACGGCCAGTGCGTACCCGGACGCCCTGCTCCGGCGCTACACGCGATCGGCCCGGTTGTCTGGTTCGGCTCGACGGACGACCAGCAGCCGCACGAGTGCGTGCGGTGGCTCGACGCGCAGCCGCCGGCTTCGGTGGTTTTCCTCTGCTTCGGGAGCATGGGGTCCCTCGACGCGGCACAGGTGAGGGAGGTAGCCGCCGGCCTGGAGCGCAGCGGCCACCGCTTCCTGTGGGTGCTACGAGGCCCGCCCGTCGCCGGCACGCGGCTCCCGACGGACGCGAACCTGGACGAGGTGCTCCCTGAGGGGTTCCTGGAGGCGACCGCGGGGAGGGGGCTGGTGTGGCCGGCGTGGGCGCCGCAGAGGGAGATCCTGTCCCACGCCGCCGTGGGTGGCTTCGTGACGCACTGCGGGTGGAACTCCATCCTGGAGAGCCTGTGGTCCGGCGTGCCGATGATCCCGTGGCCGCTGTACGGGGAGCAGCACCTGAACGCGTTCGAGCTCGTGGCCGGCGTGGGCGCGGCCGTCGCGCTGGAGATGGACCGGAGGAAGGGATTCTTCGTGGAGGCGGCCGAGCTGGAGCGAGCGGTGCGGAGCCTGATGGGCGGCCCGTCGGAGGAAGGGAGGAAGGCGAGGAGGACGGCCGCGGAGACGAGCGCCGCGTGCAGGAAGGCCGTCGGCGAGGGCGGCTCGTCGTGCGCCGCGCTGCAAAGGCTCGTGCGCGAGATTTTGGTTTTGCCGACGGAGGGAAACGATTCCCGCTAA